The Opitutales bacterium ASA1 genome window below encodes:
- a CDS encoding TonB-dependent receptor — MTSLAALAARTLLPAVALGLVHTTVPGLEAQVVSGGMTGLVTSSSGAPVAGASVKATHVPTGTVYQATTRANGRFDFRSMVVGGPYELVVESSEFKSGKRSNLATTLGADVEVNVVLEGLGEVVELEELEVSATFNDLDATQIGSGITFNAADLEAKPTSERSFADLISANPLVTLRSTFGDREESQITALGQNNRFNSIMIDGSRINDQFGLNGTGLASFFNPISVEWIEQMSVQLSPFDARWAGFTGAAVNTVTKGGTNKFKGGAYYYFSGDEVFGLQLRGENGTDRENTDTKVVPRLERPTWGVFVGGPIIQNKLFFFAGYEKFESIGTGRDLRFSTPAEAAILAQLNAISSASGTSVDWGSAVTGTTSNVAEDEKIIGKLDWNISENHRASVRYLSAEGSVPQFGNHASTTSSLNGVSGGITTAADGHFYSQERKEESVAAQLFSQWTPDFKTEIKYATTTQDQLTPLNSVAPMVAIFGVSGTNLVTGRPVPDDSVPAGTYFAGTERFRHGNVIAVESDQLSATADYFWRNWVFSGGIEREQSDFYNLFREGSYGLVAYRTYADFLADQNAIITRNVYDPSVRPVADISDFTTTGIFANAKWDVSRKLTLSFGLRYEFADSGPGPALNQALLTTTGFRNDGTVDGFSAVSPRVGFNLAIDDDRTMQVRGGFGHFVGRAPWVFFSNSYGQTGVGGFTLDSRQGELPSSLTAYLRDEFNPADPIGTGVDRPSLRRQIDWSDDGVELPQVWRANLAVDKKLKFLGSVLSAEIVRTEVDKALFITNENLRPTSVGADGRQRFAGNPSTQANALFPAFTNLYRISNVEGGASTYVTASWSRPTQNKWGFSLSYTRGDATEAQAMGQTTAGGQWGRNVVFNQNTEEVGTADFEIKDRVQFSLNRQFEFVKNWRTLVSLYYEGRTGNPYSWVYSNDINGDGWTQNDTIAVPDGASDARFDFSAMTAGQLDAYLAFMESSGLSKYAGGVAPKNAFYEPWVNRLDLKFEQTIPMRGDVRMKLFFDFINFGAFISRSLFDYTEISPLLSNDVFRRRQIGNATYENGLIRPAAFTSEPAGFNIDNGMSRWRIQLGAKLEF, encoded by the coding sequence GTGACGTCGCTGGCCGCACTCGCCGCTCGCACCCTTCTTCCGGCCGTCGCTCTCGGGCTCGTCCACACCACCGTGCCCGGTCTCGAAGCCCAAGTCGTATCCGGAGGCATGACCGGACTCGTCACGTCCTCCTCGGGTGCCCCCGTCGCGGGCGCGAGCGTCAAGGCCACGCACGTGCCCACCGGCACGGTTTACCAAGCGACGACGCGCGCCAACGGACGTTTCGACTTTCGCAGCATGGTGGTCGGCGGGCCGTACGAACTCGTCGTGGAGTCGTCCGAGTTCAAGTCCGGCAAGCGCAGCAACCTCGCCACGACCCTCGGTGCCGACGTCGAAGTGAACGTCGTGCTCGAAGGTCTCGGGGAAGTGGTCGAACTCGAGGAGCTCGAGGTCTCCGCCACGTTCAACGATCTCGACGCCACCCAGATCGGCAGCGGCATCACCTTCAACGCCGCCGATCTCGAGGCCAAGCCCACCTCCGAGCGTTCGTTCGCCGACCTGATCAGCGCCAATCCGCTGGTCACGCTCCGCTCGACCTTCGGCGACCGCGAGGAATCGCAGATCACTGCGCTCGGTCAGAACAACCGCTTCAACTCGATCATGATCGACGGCTCGCGGATCAACGACCAGTTCGGCCTCAACGGCACCGGTCTGGCCTCGTTCTTCAACCCCATCTCGGTCGAGTGGATCGAGCAGATGTCGGTGCAACTGTCGCCCTTCGACGCACGTTGGGCCGGCTTCACCGGTGCCGCCGTCAATACCGTGACGAAAGGCGGCACCAACAAGTTCAAGGGTGGCGCCTACTACTACTTCTCCGGCGACGAAGTATTCGGACTTCAACTCCGCGGGGAAAACGGCACGGATCGCGAAAACACCGACACGAAGGTCGTGCCTCGTCTGGAGCGTCCCACGTGGGGCGTCTTCGTCGGTGGCCCGATCATCCAAAACAAACTCTTCTTCTTCGCCGGCTACGAGAAGTTCGAGAGCATCGGCACCGGTCGCGACCTGCGCTTCTCCACCCCCGCCGAGGCCGCGATCCTCGCGCAACTGAACGCGATCTCCTCCGCATCCGGCACGAGCGTCGATTGGGGTTCGGCCGTCACCGGCACCACGTCCAACGTGGCCGAAGACGAGAAGATCATCGGCAAACTCGATTGGAACATCTCCGAGAACCACCGCGCTTCCGTCCGCTACCTCTCGGCGGAGGGCAGCGTGCCCCAGTTCGGCAATCACGCCAGCACCACCTCGAGCCTGAACGGTGTTTCCGGCGGCATCACCACCGCCGCCGACGGCCACTTCTACTCGCAGGAGCGCAAGGAGGAGTCCGTCGCCGCGCAGCTCTTCAGCCAGTGGACGCCCGACTTCAAGACCGAGATCAAGTACGCGACCACGACCCAAGACCAGCTCACCCCGCTCAACTCGGTGGCCCCGATGGTTGCCATCTTCGGCGTGAGCGGCACGAACCTCGTCACCGGTCGTCCCGTACCCGACGACTCCGTGCCCGCCGGCACCTACTTCGCCGGGACCGAACGTTTCCGGCACGGCAACGTCATCGCCGTCGAGTCCGATCAGCTCAGCGCCACCGCCGACTACTTCTGGCGCAACTGGGTCTTCTCCGGCGGCATCGAGCGCGAGCAGTCCGACTTCTACAACCTCTTCCGCGAAGGTTCCTACGGGCTCGTCGCGTACCGGACTTACGCCGATTTCCTCGCCGACCAGAACGCCATCATCACGCGCAACGTCTACGATCCAAGCGTCCGTCCCGTGGCCGACATCTCGGACTTCACTACGACCGGCATTTTCGCCAACGCCAAGTGGGACGTGTCTCGCAAGCTCACGCTCAGCTTCGGGCTCCGCTACGAGTTCGCCGACAGCGGTCCCGGCCCCGCGCTCAATCAGGCGCTGCTCACCACCACCGGCTTCCGCAACGACGGCACCGTCGACGGTTTCTCGGCCGTATCGCCGCGCGTCGGCTTCAACCTCGCGATCGACGACGACCGCACGATGCAGGTGCGCGGCGGCTTCGGTCACTTCGTCGGACGCGCTCCTTGGGTGTTCTTCTCCAACTCCTACGGTCAGACCGGCGTCGGTGGCTTCACCCTCGATTCGCGTCAAGGCGAGCTGCCCTCGTCGCTCACCGCCTACCTGCGCGACGAGTTCAATCCCGCCGACCCGATCGGAACCGGCGTCGATCGTCCGTCTCTCCGTCGTCAGATCGATTGGTCCGACGATGGCGTCGAACTCCCCCAAGTCTGGCGCGCCAACCTCGCGGTGGACAAGAAGCTGAAATTCCTCGGCTCCGTCCTCTCGGCCGAGATCGTCCGCACGGAGGTCGACAAGGCGCTGTTCATCACCAACGAAAACCTTCGCCCCACGTCCGTCGGTGCCGACGGTCGTCAGCGCTTCGCCGGCAATCCCTCGACTCAGGCCAACGCCCTCTTCCCGGCCTTCACCAACCTCTATCGCATCTCCAACGTCGAAGGCGGAGCCTCCACCTACGTCACCGCGTCGTGGAGCCGCCCGACACAAAACAAGTGGGGCTTCAGTCTTTCCTACACACGCGGCGACGCGACCGAAGCCCAAGCCATGGGTCAGACCACCGCCGGTGGTCAGTGGGGGCGCAACGTCGTCTTCAACCAAAACACCGAGGAAGTCGGCACGGCCGATTTCGAGATCAAGGACCGCGTGCAGTTCAGCCTCAATCGTCAGTTCGAGTTCGTGAAGAACTGGCGCACGCTCGTCTCGCTCTACTACGAAGGTCGTACAGGCAATCCCTACAGTTGGGTCTACTCCAACGACATCAACGGCGACGGCTGGACGCAGAACGACACCATCGCCGTTCCCGACGGCGCCAGCGATGCTCGCTTCGACTTCTCGGCCATGACGGCCGGTCAACTGGACGCCTACCTCGCCTTCATGGAGTCGAGCGGCCTCTCCAAGTACGCCGGCGGCGTCGCCCCGAAAAACGCGTTCTACGAGCCGTGGGTCAACCGTCTCGACCTCAAGTTCGAGCAGACGATTCCCATGCGCGGCGACGTGCGCATGAAGCTCTTCTTCGACTTCATCAACTTCGGCGCCTTCATCAGCCGCAGCCTCTTCGACTACACCGAGATCTCGCCGCTGCTCAGCAACGACGTCTTCCGTCGCCGCCAGATCGGCAATGCCACCTACGAGAACGGTCTCATTCGCCCGGCCGCCTTCACCAGCGAGCCCGCCGGCTTCAACATCGACAACGGCATGTCCCGCTGGCGCATCCAGCTCGGTGCCAAGCTCGAGTTCTGA
- a CDS encoding TonB-dependent receptor codes for MLVAAFTTKTTRLKMNLSSTQPTHRNPGVLRLCLALLVAVFFSTGAFGQAITTSSLTGTVLGDQGQPAAGAVVKVVHEPTGAVYDTTTRADGRFALRGLRPGGPYTVTAESAGAAKVENREVYLDIDRGADLSLRLPSEQAIELDEFEVSADPLDRLFGSGRTGSGSYLSSEDIVNLPAGDRSINSLARLDPRISYNRDPFDRGISVSGLSNRFNSVQVDGVSASDPFGLNANNTAAERNAIPLDSLEALSVDTAPYSVRNAGFVGARINAVTKSGTNEFKGSLAYSYRGRSAFGGMDLVGIELDGVTRALSDFSEETYSFNLGGPIVPNKLFFYASYEKVKEDRIPPSPSVGVDPAIIAQIVTAAQALGFDPGSPTPPAANRLDDENILLKLDWNINADHRATFRYNNVESTRPTFPGFGTGNAQNNFSFDSHWYDQSVKNKSYIGQLISRWSDRLDTEVSISRSKYESQPINNSRQPRVQIRDVAVPGSNTSFINFGTEISRHANVLEVETDTIEAFASYELNDSHSLRFGLQYELADVYNLFVQNAYGSYEFANLQQFLNVAANNNGSIRYRNYTYNEIVDGVNPAAEFEEGNLGLFVEDVWRLNPTLTINAGVRLDIPRLPDDVPFNQSFTNAFGVRNDHTYDGEKVFQPRVGFNWSPALEKRTTVRGGFGLFYGRAPRVWISNSYSNTGLNFRTWSAGTNPVSGVSASDAPIVSADPDAQPTIGNAPAQQVAFINPDFQLPSRWKANIAVDRQLPFFNLKGTLEYEKTWVKRDIFYRNVNIAQTGTGPDGRALYFNTYGATAGGTRLVNTAFTNRIIELGNTDEGGTDVITVALERPRQRDGWYWRAAYVNTRADEVLFGTSSVAASNWNNRSVFNTNEAEVHRSELEVRDRVTFNITKELELKKGYRTTFSLFYEGRSGYPFSLTSNTDTNGDSVTNNDLIYVPVRGSNTARFANATDEQRFWAIVDRFGLKEGEAVEAASETYPWVNQFDFGIKQEVKLPGWRHRLVLGLDILNIGNLLNDKWGLIRGSNQFFVKRETVANVTYDGVNNQYVYSNVSAALAERAQFNPSLGRGEPAASRWSVLLSARYAF; via the coding sequence GTGCTCGTCGCAGCCTTCACGACCAAGACGACCAGACTGAAAATGAACCTCAGCTCCACCCAACCAACTCACCGAAACCCGGGCGTCCTGCGCCTGTGCCTCGCGCTCCTCGTCGCCGTGTTCTTCTCCACCGGCGCCTTCGGACAGGCCATCACCACGTCTTCACTGACCGGCACGGTTCTCGGCGACCAAGGCCAACCGGCTGCCGGTGCCGTCGTGAAGGTCGTGCACGAGCCTACCGGAGCGGTGTACGACACGACCACCCGCGCCGACGGCCGCTTCGCTCTTCGCGGTCTCCGCCCCGGCGGTCCCTACACCGTCACGGCCGAATCCGCCGGTGCGGCCAAGGTCGAGAACCGCGAGGTCTACCTCGACATCGACCGCGGAGCCGATCTCTCCCTCCGCCTCCCGAGCGAGCAAGCCATTGAACTCGACGAGTTCGAGGTCTCCGCCGACCCTCTCGATCGTCTCTTCGGCTCCGGTCGAACCGGCTCCGGCTCCTATCTCTCGAGCGAAGACATCGTCAACCTTCCCGCCGGCGATCGCTCCATCAACTCTCTCGCCCGTCTCGATCCGCGCATCAGCTACAACCGTGATCCGTTTGACCGCGGCATCTCCGTCTCGGGTCTGAGCAACCGCTTCAACAGCGTCCAAGTCGACGGTGTCAGCGCCTCCGATCCGTTCGGCCTCAACGCCAACAACACCGCCGCCGAGCGCAACGCGATCCCGCTCGATTCGCTCGAAGCGCTCTCCGTCGACACCGCTCCCTACAGCGTGCGCAACGCCGGCTTCGTCGGTGCCCGCATCAACGCGGTGACCAAGAGCGGCACGAACGAGTTCAAAGGCTCGCTCGCCTACTCTTACCGCGGCCGCTCTGCCTTCGGCGGCATGGACTTGGTCGGCATCGAACTCGATGGCGTCACACGCGCCCTCTCCGACTTCTCCGAAGAAACCTACAGCTTCAACCTCGGCGGCCCGATCGTCCCCAACAAACTCTTCTTCTACGCCTCGTACGAGAAAGTGAAAGAAGACCGTATCCCGCCGTCGCCGTCCGTCGGGGTGGATCCTGCGATCATCGCCCAGATCGTCACCGCCGCGCAGGCGCTCGGCTTCGACCCCGGCAGCCCCACACCTCCGGCCGCCAACCGTCTCGACGACGAGAACATTCTCCTGAAGCTCGACTGGAACATCAACGCCGACCACCGCGCCACGTTCCGTTACAACAACGTCGAGTCCACCCGCCCGACCTTCCCCGGCTTCGGCACCGGCAACGCCCAAAACAACTTCTCCTTCGATTCGCACTGGTACGACCAGAGCGTGAAGAACAAGTCCTACATCGGGCAGCTCATCAGCCGTTGGAGCGACCGCCTCGACACCGAGGTCTCCATCTCTCGCAGCAAGTACGAGTCCCAACCGATCAACAACTCGCGCCAGCCGCGCGTGCAGATCCGCGACGTCGCCGTGCCGGGCTCCAACACCTCGTTCATCAACTTCGGCACCGAGATCAGCCGTCATGCGAACGTCCTCGAAGTCGAGACCGACACGATCGAAGCCTTCGCCTCGTACGAACTCAACGACAGCCACTCGCTGCGCTTCGGCCTCCAATACGAACTCGCCGACGTCTACAACCTCTTCGTCCAAAACGCCTACGGCAGCTACGAGTTCGCCAACCTTCAGCAGTTCCTCAACGTCGCGGCCAACAACAACGGCAGCATCCGCTACCGCAACTACACCTACAACGAAATCGTCGACGGTGTGAATCCCGCCGCCGAATTCGAGGAAGGCAACCTGGGTCTCTTCGTCGAGGACGTCTGGCGTTTGAACCCGACCCTCACGATCAACGCCGGCGTGCGCCTCGACATCCCGCGCCTGCCCGACGACGTACCGTTCAACCAGTCGTTCACCAACGCCTTCGGCGTGCGCAACGATCACACCTACGACGGCGAGAAGGTCTTCCAGCCGCGCGTCGGTTTCAACTGGTCGCCTGCTCTGGAGAAACGCACCACCGTCCGGGGCGGTTTCGGTCTCTTCTACGGCCGCGCGCCGCGTGTCTGGATCTCCAACAGCTACTCCAACACCGGCCTGAACTTCCGCACGTGGAGCGCCGGCACCAATCCCGTCAGCGGAGTCTCGGCCAGCGATGCTCCGATCGTCTCCGCCGATCCCGACGCGCAGCCGACGATCGGCAACGCACCCGCCCAGCAGGTCGCGTTCATCAACCCCGACTTTCAGCTCCCGTCTCGTTGGAAGGCCAACATCGCCGTCGATCGTCAACTGCCCTTCTTCAACCTCAAGGGCACGCTCGAGTACGAGAAGACGTGGGTGAAGCGCGACATCTTCTACCGTAACGTCAACATCGCCCAGACCGGCACCGGCCCCGACGGACGTGCGCTCTACTTCAACACCTACGGTGCGACCGCCGGCGGTACCCGCTTGGTGAATACGGCCTTCACCAACCGCATCATCGAACTCGGCAACACCGACGAGGGCGGTACCGACGTGATCACCGTCGCACTCGAACGCCCCCGCCAACGCGACGGCTGGTATTGGCGCGCCGCCTACGTCAACACCCGCGCCGACGAGGTGCTGTTCGGCACGTCCTCCGTCGCCGCGTCCAACTGGAACAACCGCTCCGTCTTCAACACCAACGAAGCCGAAGTCCATCGCAGCGAACTCGAGGTCCGCGACCGTGTGACCTTCAACATCACCAAGGAGCTCGAACTCAAGAAGGGCTACAGGACGACCTTCTCGCTCTTCTACGAGGGCCGCAGCGGATATCCCTTCAGCCTCACCTCCAACACCGACACGAACGGAGACAGCGTCACCAACAACGACCTGATCTACGTGCCCGTTCGCGGCTCGAACACCGCCCGTTTCGCCAATGCGACCGACGAACAGCGCTTCTGGGCCATCGTCGACCGCTTCGGCCTGAAGGAAGGCGAAGCCGTCGAGGCCGCTTCCGAAACCTACCCGTGGGTCAACCAGTTCGACTTCGGCATCAAACAGGAGGTCAAGCTCCCCGGTTGGCGCCACCGCCTCGTCCTCGGCCTCGACATCCTCAACATCGGCAACTTGCTCAACGACAAGTGGGGTCTCATCCGCGGCTCGAACCAGTTCTTCGTCAAGCGCGAGACCGTGGCCAACGTCACCTACGACGGGGTCAACAACCAGTACGTCTACAGCAACGTGAGCGCCGCACTCGCCGAGCGCGCCCAGTTCAACCCGTCCCTCGGACGCGGTGAGCCGGCCGCTTCCCGTTGGTCCGTGCTGCTCTCCGCCCGCTACGCCTTCTGA
- a CDS encoding ABC transporter permease, which yields MNGRLHFRPIVLLRPRALAALAAVALGIAALYTIRSLADVVRNETLSGLTGTVADIVHIQFAAGSASSDASGGTLSPEEFVPRLEPLLPVATRLSRHLEARHPVLHAGKSFRSRVVGVDHDFFSIFSVDARPGRTLGYLDRNAPVALVGASEARTLAGPENVDALIGTVIQIADSNFTIVGVLAPTDWGGNRKFSPDDALVVPANTFLRRFPTGNESHLVLAADTPGDAQSILSTVAAMPGTKGLRTSSLGETRARIAARLRSLTLLFATLGGLAFVLGTLGLLGFLASEWTAREPELALRRALGASRRQIRTWFILDALWMGTLASQLGIIAGFGFARAVARLNTWSVDPSTGPFLAAAVVAWLLTAAVLVPVALVSAARLGTDVSTRVRAA from the coding sequence GTGAACGGTCGACTTCACTTCCGTCCGATCGTCCTTCTGCGCCCCCGCGCCCTCGCTGCGCTCGCCGCCGTGGCCTTGGGTATCGCCGCCCTTTACACGATCCGCTCCCTCGCGGACGTCGTTCGCAACGAAACCCTCTCCGGCCTCACCGGCACCGTCGCGGACATCGTGCACATCCAGTTCGCCGCCGGGAGCGCATCGTCCGACGCATCCGGCGGCACGCTCTCGCCGGAGGAATTCGTTCCCCGGCTCGAGCCGCTCCTTCCCGTCGCCACCCGGCTCTCTCGGCATCTCGAAGCCCGTCATCCGGTTCTCCACGCCGGCAAGTCGTTCCGTTCACGCGTGGTCGGCGTCGACCACGACTTCTTTTCGATCTTCTCCGTCGATGCTCGCCCCGGTCGCACCCTCGGTTACCTCGACCGCAACGCCCCCGTCGCACTCGTCGGCGCGAGCGAAGCCCGCACGCTCGCCGGACCGGAAAACGTCGATGCGCTGATCGGCACCGTGATTCAAATCGCCGACTCGAACTTCACCATCGTCGGCGTGCTCGCGCCCACCGACTGGGGCGGGAACCGCAAGTTCAGTCCCGACGATGCCCTCGTCGTCCCCGCGAACACGTTCCTGCGCCGATTTCCGACCGGAAACGAGAGTCACCTCGTCCTCGCCGCCGACACCCCCGGCGACGCGCAGTCCATCCTCTCCACCGTCGCCGCTATGCCCGGCACGAAGGGGCTGCGCACCTCCAGCCTCGGAGAAACGCGAGCTCGGATCGCCGCTCGTCTGCGCAGCCTCACGTTGCTTTTCGCCACCCTCGGTGGCCTCGCCTTCGTCCTCGGCACTCTCGGTCTTCTCGGATTCCTCGCCTCCGAATGGACTGCGCGCGAACCCGAACTCGCCCTGCGGCGCGCCCTCGGTGCCTCACGCCGGCAGATCCGCACATGGTTCATCCTCGACGCGCTCTGGATGGGCACGCTCGCCAGTCAGCTCGGCATCATTGCCGGATTCGGCTTCGCCCGCGCCGTGGCACGACTCAACACGTGGTCGGTCGACCCCTCGACCGGCCCCTTCCTCGCGGCCGCCGTGGTAGCGTGGTTGCTCACCGCTGCCGTGCTCGTGCCCGTTGCTCTCGTTTCCGCCGCCCGACTCGGAACCGACGTCTCGACCCGCGTTCGAGCCGCGTGA
- a CDS encoding ABC transporter ATP-binding protein, giving the protein MSALFLLDRVTCDFHVGRDVVRALDAVSLEIAEGEYVSLTGPSGSGKSVLLHVLALLASPDSGSVHFLGRAIDRMHDEERAYLRSLRLGIVFQRPWMIDRLDLVHNIALPLRYRSVPPAEALREARLALRNVGLEDRAHHRPGGLSGGQLQLAGLARALVGRPSVIVADEPTSALDEDSRTLALRLLHRAHREHGATVIHATHDAAEARLARRIVRLEAGKVVSDHPGDASAHSLRPSGAALVL; this is encoded by the coding sequence ATGTCGGCCTTGTTCCTCCTCGACCGTGTCACATGCGATTTCCACGTCGGCCGCGACGTGGTCCGCGCCCTCGACGCCGTCTCGCTCGAAATCGCCGAAGGCGAATACGTATCGCTCACCGGCCCCTCCGGCTCCGGAAAATCCGTCCTCCTTCACGTCCTCGCACTCCTCGCCTCGCCCGACTCCGGATCCGTCCACTTCCTCGGTCGTGCGATCGACCGCATGCACGACGAAGAGCGTGCCTACCTGCGCAGTCTCCGCCTCGGCATCGTCTTCCAGCGCCCGTGGATGATCGATCGTCTCGACCTCGTCCACAACATCGCGCTACCCCTCCGCTACCGTTCCGTCCCGCCGGCCGAAGCGCTCCGCGAGGCGCGACTCGCGCTCCGAAACGTGGGCCTCGAAGATCGCGCCCACCACCGGCCCGGTGGTCTCTCCGGAGGGCAACTTCAACTCGCCGGACTCGCTCGCGCCCTCGTCGGTCGGCCGTCCGTCATCGTCGCCGACGAGCCCACCTCCGCTCTCGACGAAGACTCCCGCACTCTCGCCCTCCGGCTCCTCCACCGCGCCCATCGAGAACACGGCGCGACCGTGATTCACGCGACCCACGACGCCGCCGAAGCGCGTCTCGCCCGGCGCATCGTGCGCCTCGAAGCCGGAAAAGTCGTCTCCGACCACCCCGGCGACGCGTCCGCACACTCCTTGCGGCCGTCCGGTGCCGCACTCGTCCTGTGA
- the thiE_1 gene encoding thiamine phosphate synthase, whose translation MSLEHARFYAILDTGYVSPERWVATCEALLSGGADLVQIRAKRETPAQREALLTVVLPVFARARRDRPPHVPALIVNDDLELCLRHPDVGLHIGQDDTPPHVARAALGPNRLLGLSTHSLEQASAALALAPGVLDYFAVGPVFATRTKPDYRPVGLELVSRVAALRPHLPWFAIGGIHRGNTHEVVAAGARRIVVVSDVLTASDPAAAVRTLRTQIREDSR comes from the coding sequence ATGTCGCTCGAACACGCACGCTTCTACGCGATCCTCGACACCGGCTACGTAAGCCCGGAGCGCTGGGTCGCCACCTGTGAGGCACTACTCTCCGGTGGTGCCGATCTCGTCCAGATCCGCGCCAAACGCGAGACGCCCGCCCAACGAGAAGCATTGCTCACCGTCGTTCTTCCCGTTTTCGCCCGCGCCCGTCGCGACCGCCCACCCCACGTCCCCGCGCTGATCGTCAACGACGATCTCGAGCTCTGCCTCCGCCATCCAGACGTCGGTCTCCACATCGGACAGGACGACACCCCGCCGCACGTCGCGCGAGCTGCCCTCGGTCCGAATCGCCTGCTCGGCCTCTCCACGCACTCCCTCGAGCAAGCCTCCGCCGCCCTCGCGCTCGCCCCGGGTGTGCTCGACTACTTCGCCGTCGGCCCGGTCTTCGCCACCCGAACCAAGCCGGACTATCGCCCTGTCGGTCTCGAACTCGTCTCCCGCGTCGCCGCGCTACGGCCGCATCTGCCGTGGTTCGCCATCGGCGGTATCCACCGCGGCAATACGCATGAAGTCGTCGCCGCAGGTGCCAGGCGCATCGTAGTCGTCTCCGACGTTCTCACCGCCTCCGATCCCGCCGCCGCCGTCCGCACGCTCCGAACGCAAATCCGAGAAGATAGCCGCTGA
- the accC gene encoding acetyl-CoA carboxylase biotin carboxylase subunit has product MQKILIANRGEIALRIVRACRELGIKTLAVYSEADVESLHVQLADEAICIGPAAGAQSYLRADRIISAAEIADVDAIHPGYGFLSENEDFADQCERCNIKFIGPKSSSIRLMGDKATAKDTVKKAGVPIVPGSDGPVETEAEALKTAKRIGYPVIIKAVAGGGGRGMRIAHNDVSFAKEFHVARGEAEKAFGDGRVYIERYIQNPRHIEFQILADSHGKVIHLGERDCSVQRRHQKLIEEAPSPFLTPDLRKKMGKAAVKAAEAAHYENAGTIEFLVDDAGNFYFIEMNTRIQVEHPVTEEVTGIDLVKQQILIASGEKLPWDQSDISIRRHAIECRINAEDPARNFAPSPGTIDLYYAPGGHGVRVDSHVYGGYTIPPYYDSMIAKLITFGETRRTAIERMHRALGEYIIRGIKTTIPLHRAIFTDPVFCQGKATTGYVQEFLARTPTDLF; this is encoded by the coding sequence ATGCAAAAAATCCTCATCGCGAACCGTGGCGAGATCGCCCTGCGCATCGTCCGCGCCTGCCGAGAACTCGGCATCAAGACCCTAGCCGTCTACTCCGAAGCCGACGTCGAATCCCTACACGTCCAGCTCGCCGACGAAGCCATCTGCATCGGCCCGGCCGCCGGAGCCCAGAGCTACCTGCGCGCCGACCGCATCATCAGCGCCGCCGAGATCGCCGACGTCGACGCCATTCACCCCGGCTACGGCTTCCTCTCGGAGAACGAGGACTTCGCCGACCAGTGCGAGCGCTGCAACATCAAGTTCATCGGCCCCAAGTCCTCCAGCATCCGCCTCATGGGCGACAAGGCCACGGCCAAGGACACGGTGAAGAAAGCCGGCGTCCCCATCGTCCCCGGCAGCGACGGTCCCGTCGAAACCGAAGCGGAGGCCCTCAAGACCGCCAAGCGCATCGGCTACCCCGTCATCATCAAAGCCGTCGCCGGCGGCGGCGGTCGCGGCATGCGCATCGCGCACAACGACGTGTCCTTCGCCAAGGAGTTCCACGTCGCCCGCGGAGAAGCCGAGAAGGCGTTCGGCGACGGCCGCGTCTACATCGAGCGCTACATCCAAAACCCGCGCCACATCGAGTTCCAGATCCTCGCCGATTCGCACGGCAAGGTCATCCACCTCGGCGAGCGCGATTGCTCCGTCCAGCGCCGGCACCAGAAACTCATCGAAGAAGCTCCCTCGCCTTTCCTCACGCCGGACCTCCGCAAGAAAATGGGCAAGGCCGCCGTCAAGGCCGCCGAAGCCGCCCACTACGAGAACGCAGGCACGATCGAGTTCCTCGTCGACGACGCCGGCAACTTCTACTTCATCGAGATGAACACCCGCATCCAAGTCGAACACCCCGTGACGGAAGAAGTCACCGGCATCGACTTGGTGAAACAGCAGATCCTCATCGCCAGCGGCGAGAAGCTCCCGTGGGATCAGAGCGACATCTCGATCCGTCGCCACGCCATCGAGTGCCGCATCAACGCCGAAGATCCCGCCCGCAACTTCGCCCCCTCGCCCGGCACGATCGACCTCTACTACGCACCCGGCGGTCACGGCGTTCGCGTTGACTCACACGTATACGGCGGATACACGATCCCGCCGTACTACGACAGCATGATCGCGAAACTCATCACCTTCGGCGAAACCCGGCGCACCGCGATCGAACGCATGCACCGCGCCCTCGGCGAATACATCATCCGCGGCATCAAGACCACCATACCTCTCCACCGCGCCATCTTCACCGACCCCGTCTTCTGCCAAGGCAAGGCCACCACGGGCTACGTGCAGGAATTCCTCGCCCGCACACCCACCGATCTCTTCTGA